In Acidobacteriota bacterium, one DNA window encodes the following:
- a CDS encoding beta-ketoacyl-[acyl-carrier-protein] synthase family protein, which translates to MDTVAITGLAVLSASGCEPEQFWNHLAAGQSALGPLTRVPANGLVTRVAAEIRDFDPASEFGKEGDLLDRFAQMGVICARRALTDAGLPTLASDGWPYAPERVGVLTGTGMGGICTQDQGFRTIYKDGAARVHPFLIPRTMYSAATSQISMQTGARGPSFTVSTACSSSTHALGEAWRLLRAGVVDMVIAGGSDAPLTFGVIKAWEAMRVLATAGDDPSRACRPFSKDRAGLVLGEGAAMFVLERTADARRRGVRIHGELAGYGASADAGHITQPSRDGAASAIREALHTAGLAPGDVDYINAHGTGTKLNDSTEIAAIKEVFGPAAGQLSISSTKSMHGHAMGASGAIELVATLLALHHQTVPPTANYTTPDPDCDLDVTPNHARPRTLRAALSNSFAFGGLNAVLAIRAAN; encoded by the coding sequence ATGGATACGGTCGCAATCACTGGCTTAGCCGTGCTGTCCGCCTCCGGATGTGAGCCGGAACAGTTCTGGAACCATCTCGCCGCCGGCCAAAGCGCCCTCGGCCCCCTCACCCGCGTCCCCGCCAACGGCCTGGTCACCCGCGTGGCCGCCGAAATCCGCGATTTTGACCCGGCCTCGGAGTTTGGCAAGGAAGGCGACCTGCTCGACCGCTTCGCCCAGATGGGCGTGATATGCGCTCGCCGCGCCCTGACCGACGCCGGCCTGCCCACGCTCGCCTCCGACGGCTGGCCCTATGCCCCCGAGCGCGTAGGCGTGCTCACCGGCACCGGTATGGGTGGTATCTGCACCCAGGATCAGGGCTTCCGCACCATCTATAAAGACGGCGCCGCGCGCGTTCATCCCTTTCTCATCCCTCGTACCATGTACAGCGCCGCCACTTCGCAGATCAGTATGCAGACTGGCGCCCGCGGCCCCAGCTTTACCGTCTCTACTGCCTGCTCGTCCTCGACTCACGCCTTGGGCGAAGCCTGGCGCCTGCTCCGTGCCGGCGTCGTGGATATGGTCATTGCCGGCGGCAGCGATGCGCCGCTGACCTTTGGCGTTATCAAGGCCTGGGAAGCCATGCGCGTGCTGGCCACGGCGGGCGATGATCCCAGCCGTGCCTGCCGTCCCTTCAGCAAAGATCGCGCCGGCCTCGTGTTGGGTGAAGGTGCCGCCATGTTCGTGCTCGAGCGTACCGCCGATGCCCGCCGCCGCGGCGTCCGCATTCACGGCGAACTCGCCGGCTATGGCGCCTCCGCCGACGCCGGCCATATCACCCAACCCTCGCGCGACGGCGCCGCCAGCGCCATCCGTGAAGCCTTGCACACCGCCGGCCTCGCGCCCGGCGACGTCGACTACATCAACGCCCACGGCACCGGCACTAAACTCAACGACTCCACCGAGATCGCCGCCATCAAAGAAGTCTTCGGTCCCGCCGCCGGCCAGCTTTCCATCAGCTCCACCAAGTCCATGCATGGCCATGCCATGGGCGCCAGCGGCGCCATCGAGCTCGTGGCCACTCTCCTCGCCCTGCATCACCAGACTGTCCCGCCCACCGCCAACTACACCACCCCGGACCCGGATTGTGACCTCGACGTCACGCCCAACCACGCCCGCCCGCGCACCCTACGCGCCGCCTTATCCAATTCTTTTGCTTTTGGCGGCCTCAACGCCGTATTGGCGATTCGCGCCGCGAATTAG
- the psd gene encoding phosphatidylserine decarboxylase produces the protein MNKDGGWRLWLSCQAGRVARTPASRWLIPGFAHHYRIPRDEAVIPVGGFASLQQFFCRSLRPELRPIASDPGVLVSPADGLITAGGSIVAGELLQAKGHTYSIGELLGDAARAEAFLGGCYATIYLAPADYHRVHAPAAGDLVEARYIPGARWSVSPRTAERVPRLFAQNERLISYLDTALGPVAVVMVGACLVGAIRVNYDPLWNAGPGPHVADRRRYDPALAFTRGQELARFEFGSTVILLAAPELGASLCASSGTRVLMGAPLMRTVNPAEISPPAAPECLP, from the coding sequence ATGAATAAGGACGGCGGCTGGCGACTCTGGCTGTCGTGTCAGGCCGGGCGCGTCGCGCGAACACCCGCTTCGCGCTGGCTCATTCCCGGCTTCGCGCATCACTATCGCATCCCCCGCGACGAAGCCGTCATCCCCGTCGGCGGCTTCGCCAGCCTGCAGCAGTTCTTCTGCCGGTCGCTGCGCCCGGAACTGCGCCCCATTGCTTCCGATCCCGGCGTCCTGGTCTCACCCGCCGATGGCCTGATCACTGCCGGTGGCTCGATCGTCGCTGGCGAGCTGCTCCAGGCCAAGGGCCACACCTACTCTATTGGCGAGCTGCTCGGCGACGCCGCCCGTGCCGAAGCCTTCCTCGGCGGTTGCTACGCCACTATCTATCTCGCCCCCGCAGACTACCACCGCGTCCACGCCCCCGCCGCTGGCGATCTCGTAGAGGCCCGCTATATTCCCGGTGCGCGCTGGTCGGTCAGCCCCCGTACCGCCGAGCGCGTGCCCCGTCTGTTCGCCCAAAACGAGCGCCTCATCAGTTATCTCGACACCGCCCTCGGCCCTGTTGCGGTTGTCATGGTCGGCGCTTGCTTGGTGGGCGCCATCCGCGTCAATTACGACCCGCTCTGGAACGCCGGTCCCGGTCCCCACGTCGCCGACCGCCGCCGCTACGACCCCGCTCTCGCCTTCACCCGCGGCCAGGAACTCGCCCGCTTCGAATTCGGCTCAACCGTCATCTTGTTGGCCGCTCCCGAACTCGGCGCCTCCCTCTGCGCCTCCTCCGGCACCCGCGTCCTCATGGGCGCCCCCCTCATGCGTACCGTGAACCCCGCGGAAATCAGCCCTCCAGCGGCACCCGAATGTTTGCCTTGA
- a CDS encoding acyl carrier protein has translation METCVADDLTQDVIAVIAREQRLPADSISPDATFEELKIDSLDGVNIVFALEEKYNLTIPDEVAREMKSVRQVVDALRKQLSTPSPSPSPASA, from the coding sequence CTGGAGACTTGCGTGGCTGACGATTTAACCCAGGATGTGATCGCGGTGATCGCCCGCGAGCAGCGCTTGCCCGCCGATTCGATTTCGCCCGATGCGACCTTCGAGGAACTCAAAATTGACTCCCTTGACGGTGTCAACATTGTGTTTGCGCTGGAGGAGAAGTACAACCTCACCATCCCCGATGAGGTCGCCCGCGAGATGAAGAGTGTGCGCCAGGTGGTCGATGCCCTGCGCAAGCAGCTCAGCACGCCCTCACCATCGCCCTCGCCGGCCTCTGCCTGA
- the polX gene encoding DNA polymerase/3'-5' exonuclease PolX yields the protein MENREIARTLRETADLLEVAGEDGFRIRSYRKAADAIETCPAPVASLCAEPKRLLELPGIGKTMAGHIAELVARGELNLHRELLEKFRPGMLELLQVSGLGPKTAALIWQTYGAGTLNEVEALGREGKLRLLPRMGEKAEEKILRGIARLRQLSGRFRRDQIDEALALVQPRLEVAPGVERFAVAGSYRRGRDTIGDLDLLVAGRTLPEAGSAVIERFLETPRREEVLAQGENKVSVRLHGGLQMDLRLLPLASFGAALQYFTGSQQHNIHLRGLAQQQGAKLNEYGLMRESDGVVLAGAEEKDLYAALGLDWIAPELREDSGEIEAAAAHTLPRLITAGAIRGDVHMHTTATDGKASIEEMAAAAVERGYEYIAITDHSQALAMANGLNEARMLEHMQRIRAAERAFQRAHPGFRIFAGVEVDILADGRLDLDDSVLAQLDVVIGSIHSRFDQTEAETTARLLRAVANPNLDILGHPSGRLLLRREAYAYDFERVLAACHEAGVAMEINASPERLDLNATQARRCGQVGVGVVISTDAHHPKHLDNIRYGIATARRGWLEAAQVLNTRGTAVFLAGLRGSRSARPA from the coding sequence ATGGAGAACCGCGAGATTGCGCGCACGCTGCGGGAGACGGCCGATCTGCTGGAAGTGGCGGGCGAGGACGGCTTTCGCATCCGGAGCTACCGCAAGGCGGCGGACGCGATTGAGACCTGTCCAGCGCCGGTGGCCTCGCTGTGCGCCGAGCCCAAACGGCTGCTCGAACTGCCCGGAATCGGCAAGACTATGGCGGGGCACATCGCCGAGCTGGTGGCGAGAGGGGAGTTGAACCTGCACCGGGAACTGCTGGAGAAGTTCCGGCCGGGAATGCTGGAACTGCTGCAGGTCTCTGGACTGGGGCCGAAGACGGCAGCGCTGATTTGGCAGACCTACGGAGCGGGAACGCTCAACGAAGTGGAAGCGCTCGGACGCGAAGGCAAGCTGCGGCTGCTGCCGCGGATGGGCGAAAAAGCGGAGGAAAAGATCCTGCGGGGCATCGCGCGGCTGCGCCAGCTCAGCGGCCGCTTTCGACGTGACCAGATCGACGAGGCACTGGCGCTGGTGCAGCCGCGGCTGGAAGTGGCGCCGGGCGTGGAGCGGTTTGCGGTGGCGGGCTCTTACCGGCGGGGACGGGATACGATTGGCGATCTGGATCTGTTGGTCGCCGGCCGGACGCTGCCGGAAGCGGGTAGCGCGGTGATTGAGCGGTTTCTGGAAACGCCGCGGCGGGAAGAGGTGCTGGCGCAGGGCGAGAACAAGGTTTCGGTGCGGCTGCACGGAGGGTTGCAGATGGATCTGCGGCTGCTGCCGCTGGCCAGCTTCGGCGCGGCGCTGCAGTATTTCACCGGCTCGCAGCAGCACAACATTCACCTGCGCGGTCTGGCCCAGCAACAGGGGGCGAAGCTGAACGAGTACGGACTCATGCGCGAAAGCGATGGCGTGGTGCTGGCCGGTGCAGAAGAGAAAGACCTTTACGCAGCGCTGGGACTGGATTGGATCGCGCCGGAACTGCGCGAAGACTCCGGGGAAATTGAAGCGGCGGCGGCACACACGCTGCCGCGGCTGATTACGGCCGGCGCCATCCGCGGCGACGTGCATATGCACACCACCGCGACGGACGGGAAGGCGTCAATTGAAGAAATGGCGGCGGCGGCGGTAGAACGCGGATATGAATACATCGCGATTACCGACCATTCGCAGGCGCTGGCAATGGCGAATGGGTTAAACGAGGCACGAATGCTGGAGCACATGCAGCGGATTCGTGCGGCAGAGCGGGCGTTTCAGAGAGCGCACCCAGGATTCCGGATTTTTGCGGGCGTCGAGGTAGACATTCTGGCCGACGGGCGGCTGGACCTGGACGACAGCGTGCTGGCGCAACTTGACGTGGTGATTGGCAGCATTCATTCGCGCTTTGACCAGACAGAGGCGGAAACGACAGCGCGGCTGCTGCGGGCGGTGGCCAACCCGAACCTCGACATTCTGGGGCATCCGAGTGGCCGGCTGCTGTTGCGGCGCGAGGCCTATGCGTATGACTTCGAGCGGGTGCTGGCGGCCTGCCACGAGGCGGGTGTGGCGATGGAGATCAACGCCTCGCCGGAACGGCTGGACCTGAATGCGACGCAGGCGCGGCGCTGCGGACAAGTGGGCGTGGGGGTGGTAATTTCGACGGACGCGCATCACCCGAAGCACCTGGACAATATCCGGTACGGGATCGCCACCGCGCGGCGGGGCTGGCTGGAGGCCGCACAGGTGCTCAATACGCGCGGCACGGCGGTGTTCCTTGCCGGACTACGCGGCTCCCGAAGCGCTCGGCCTGCATGA